Proteins from a genomic interval of Oceanispirochaeta crateris:
- a CDS encoding low molecular weight protein-tyrosine-phosphatase produces the protein MSDFKVMFVCLGNICRSPLAHAVFQQRAEEEGLNVFVESCGTGAWHIGEPADSRMRRTAQDHGVVINHLARKFQPSDLDEYDLIIPMDRSNRKDLLTHARPVHQEKIHLMREWDPQGGQDVPDPWYGGPEGFETVYDIVDRSCRVLIDQLKKDEKLS, from the coding sequence ATGTCTGATTTTAAAGTGATGTTTGTCTGTCTTGGAAATATATGTCGTTCACCCCTGGCCCATGCGGTTTTTCAGCAAAGGGCAGAAGAAGAAGGATTGAATGTATTTGTTGAATCCTGCGGAACGGGAGCCTGGCATATTGGAGAACCTGCCGATTCAAGGATGCGCAGGACGGCGCAGGATCATGGTGTGGTGATCAACCATTTGGCTAGGAAATTTCAACCGTCTGACCTGGATGAATATGATCTGATCATTCCCATGGACAGATCAAATCGTAAGGATTTATTGACTCATGCCCGGCCTGTTCATCAGGAAAAGATTCATCTCATGAGAGAATGGGACCCCCAGGGAGGGCAGGATGTACCTGATCCATGGTATGGAGGACCCGAAGGGTTTGAGACCGTGTATGACATTGTGGACAGAAGCTGCCGGGTCCTGATAGATCAATTGAAGAAGGATGAAAAGCTTTCATGA
- a CDS encoding fructosamine kinase family protein yields the protein MKELPLFSSLSKALSSLEGEDKPCVSEHSVSGGCISSTSVLTLSSGRRILMKKNKADVLGMFQAEASGLKELAQTEEGPRVPAVLACGIDESESFLLLEYIEPGEKGENFWEDFGCSLAKLHRNVRSKYCGLAYDNFIGASRQVNSITTGWIEFFRDCRLGFQIKMARENGLIDKKMQTLLNRVMDRLDQILIPCDDEEASLLHGDLWSGNYMCGHDGKAWIFDPAVSFGHREADLAMTELFGGFSSSFYRGYQKEWPLHPGYHERKDLYNLYHMLNHLNLFGGSYAGSVLSLARQYS from the coding sequence ATGAAGGAATTGCCCCTGTTTTCTTCTCTATCAAAGGCGTTAAGCTCGCTGGAAGGGGAGGATAAGCCCTGTGTCAGTGAACATTCTGTCAGTGGGGGATGTATCAGTAGCACCTCTGTGCTGACTCTTTCCAGCGGACGGCGTATCCTCATGAAAAAGAACAAGGCCGATGTACTGGGGATGTTCCAGGCAGAAGCATCCGGGTTGAAAGAGCTGGCTCAAACAGAAGAAGGCCCAAGAGTTCCGGCCGTTTTGGCCTGTGGGATAGATGAGTCCGAGTCATTTCTCCTCCTGGAGTACATTGAACCAGGTGAAAAAGGGGAGAATTTCTGGGAAGATTTCGGATGCTCCCTGGCAAAACTTCATAGGAATGTTCGTAGCAAATACTGCGGTCTTGCTTACGATAATTTTATTGGAGCCAGTCGGCAGGTCAATTCCATCACCACCGGCTGGATCGAGTTTTTTAGAGACTGCCGCTTGGGATTTCAAATCAAGATGGCACGGGAAAATGGACTCATCGATAAGAAGATGCAAACTCTGTTAAATCGGGTCATGGACCGATTGGACCAGATCCTTATCCCCTGTGATGATGAAGAGGCCAGTTTGCTTCATGGGGACTTATGGTCGGGTAATTACATGTGCGGTCATGACGGGAAGGCCTGGATTTTTGATCCGGCAGTTTCTTTTGGTCATAGAGAAGCAGACCTGGCCATGACAGAACTCTTTGGTGGGTTTTCTTCCTCGTTTTACCGGGGATATCAGAAGGAATGGCCCCTGCATCCGGGATATCATGAAAGAAAGGATCTCTATAATCTTTATCATATGCTCAATCACTTAAATCTTTTTGGTGGGAGTTATGCAGGCTCTGTTCTGTCATTAGCCCGTCAATACTCTTGA
- a CDS encoding sulfite exporter TauE/SafE family protein, which yields MLSEILSWQDWIILSLCALTIGGNKAGLRGINIIVIPIFASYFGGKASSSTVLPLLILGDIFSVIIYRKNIKWSYLKQLLPSTLAGLAGGMLLGQLFSDRSFIYVMSFFILFCLILMVYKEFSSKTLILPDHWAAHSIAGFTGGFSSMVGNAAGPIMSLYLLSMNLPKMVFIGTGAVFFFIVNLLKIPVHLFIWKSMSLETLKISLILSPFILLGLFLGLKLVRIIPEKPFRLFIILGTLLGTVKLFLG from the coding sequence TTGTTAAGCGAAATACTTTCCTGGCAGGATTGGATTATCCTGTCTCTCTGTGCTCTCACCATCGGCGGGAATAAAGCCGGCCTTAGAGGGATAAATATCATTGTTATACCTATTTTTGCTTCCTATTTCGGAGGTAAAGCGTCTTCATCCACAGTACTGCCCCTGCTCATTTTGGGGGACATATTCTCGGTGATCATTTATAGAAAGAATATCAAGTGGTCCTATCTGAAACAGCTTCTACCCTCAACCCTCGCCGGTTTGGCAGGGGGGATGCTTCTAGGACAGCTGTTCTCAGACAGATCATTCATATATGTTATGAGCTTTTTTATTTTGTTCTGTCTGATTCTCATGGTATATAAGGAGTTTTCAAGCAAAACTCTGATTCTTCCCGATCATTGGGCTGCTCATAGCATTGCTGGATTCACCGGGGGATTTTCATCCATGGTCGGAAATGCGGCAGGACCCATTATGTCCCTGTATCTCTTGTCCATGAATCTGCCTAAAATGGTGTTTATCGGTACGGGAGCGGTCTTCTTTTTTATCGTTAATCTACTAAAAATTCCGGTTCACCTTTTCATCTGGAAGTCCATGAGCTTAGAAACACTGAAAATTTCCCTCATATTGTCTCCCTTTATTTTATTGGGATTGTTTTTGGGGCTGAAGCTCGTTCGGATCATACCGGAAAAGCCTTTTCGATTGTTCATCATTCTGGGAACACTGCTTGGAACGGTCAAACTATTTTTGGGATAA
- a CDS encoding TrkH family potassium uptake protein, with translation MKMKLILHVLVILLAIISLFMLIPAGIALFYGETECLRAFLLPIIVLLPLAIGLYVITRKNRDKVMSPRDGFMLVSLAWISASALGAMPFYLSGTIPSFTDAYFETMSGFTTTGASILTAIEGLPFSILFWRSLTHWLGGMGIVVLTVAVFPLLGIGGLQLLKAEAPGPSVDKITPKIAHTAKLLWFIYLGMTVIETLLLLLGGMNLFDSLTHTFGTMATGGFSTKNTSVGYYDSPFIHWVITIFMVMAGLNFALYFKLLTGRIKGFLIDSEMKAYLGIFLIASLAITFSLMKNHVFHGFFESLRYAAFQVASILTTTGFATTNYDLWPEFSKTILFLMMFVGGCAGSTGGGIKVVRIVTLFKLAFRELKRLIYPRGVFHLRLNKMVLRKDIISVITGFVFLYVFTLLVTTVVVAGGGYDILSSFSTALVTVGNIGPGFNLVGPTMNFSFFQPGIKWFLSLAMMMGRLEIYTVMVLFIPHFWRKL, from the coding sequence ATGAAAATGAAACTGATTCTTCATGTTCTGGTGATCCTGCTGGCCATCATATCATTGTTTATGCTCATTCCCGCTGGAATTGCCCTGTTTTATGGGGAAACTGAATGCTTAAGAGCCTTCCTTCTTCCCATCATTGTCCTCTTACCTCTTGCCATTGGACTCTATGTAATTACCCGAAAAAACAGGGACAAGGTCATGAGTCCCAGAGATGGTTTCATGCTTGTCAGTCTTGCATGGATCAGTGCATCCGCATTGGGAGCCATGCCTTTTTATCTATCTGGAACCATACCTTCCTTTACAGATGCCTATTTTGAAACAATGAGCGGCTTTACCACAACAGGTGCCTCCATATTAACGGCCATTGAAGGCTTACCCTTCTCGATTCTCTTTTGGAGGAGCCTGACGCATTGGCTGGGCGGTATGGGAATCGTTGTCTTAACGGTGGCTGTTTTTCCCCTCTTGGGAATTGGAGGACTTCAGCTTCTTAAAGCGGAAGCTCCCGGCCCGTCAGTCGATAAAATAACACCAAAGATTGCCCATACGGCAAAACTTCTATGGTTTATCTACCTCGGTATGACTGTCATAGAGACTCTTTTACTCTTGTTGGGAGGCATGAATCTCTTTGATTCTTTGACTCATACATTCGGTACCATGGCAACCGGGGGATTCAGCACGAAAAACACAAGTGTGGGCTATTATGATTCCCCTTTTATTCACTGGGTGATCACCATATTCATGGTGATGGCAGGATTGAACTTTGCCCTGTATTTCAAACTGTTAACAGGCAGAATCAAGGGATTTCTCATCGATTCTGAAATGAAAGCCTATCTTGGAATTTTCCTGATAGCATCATTGGCCATTACTTTTTCACTCATGAAAAATCATGTGTTTCATGGTTTCTTTGAAAGCCTCCGGTATGCTGCCTTTCAGGTTGCTTCCATCCTCACGACCACAGGATTTGCCACGACCAATTATGATCTCTGGCCGGAATTCAGTAAAACAATTTTATTCTTAATGATGTTTGTAGGGGGATGTGCCGGATCTACCGGAGGTGGGATTAAGGTTGTCAGAATCGTAACCCTCTTTAAATTGGCTTTCAGGGAGCTGAAGAGACTGATCTACCCTCGTGGTGTATTCCATCTCAGACTAAATAAAATGGTCCTAAGAAAGGATATCATCTCTGTGATTACCGGTTTTGTATTTCTTTATGTATTCACCCTCCTTGTGACAACTGTAGTTGTTGCCGGAGGAGGATATGATATCCTCAGCTCTTTTTCGACAGCTCTGGTTACTGTAGGAAACATCGGTCCCGGTTTTAATCTGGTAGGACCGACAATGAACTTTTCCTTCTTTCAACCGGGAATCAAATGGTTCCTCAGTTTGGCAATGATGATGGGCCGTTTGGAAATATATACTGTGATGGTTCTTTTTATTCCTCATTTTTGGAGAAAGCTGTAG
- the trkA gene encoding Trk system potassium transporter TrkA: MYIVILGAGRVGTQLARQLVLEKKDVALIERDSEKARDAANRLDCLIINDEGNSLEGLTKAGIQKADIFVSVTDSDETNLIACGLVSAEYDKVKTIARVRNLDYSRTKMISNSFLGIDYVINPEIEAARIISYAISHGARSDIMLFENTSLQMRNLNIRKESAFVGQSLKSVRQNMDFAFLIAAILRDEHYIIPSGETIIQEGDQLYIISSEKGFELIFKLEDLKKSELNQITLIGGGHISAYVVEELLNQDHNNFSRVGKSKIGRLFNRKHKRSLQIIEKDYDRCKELAERFPQVLVTHADVTDDSFNEEEFLAGTDLIITATNNQELNIITGIYAKTLGVDKAMALVIRNSYRNMAHNLNVDVTVCLNDTVVNSILKVIRKGNIKNVHALSGGKLEVVEFQIEENSPIAGKKISELKLPEKSLVIFLSHEGQDIIPTGDTIIGRNDYVVLILERESVSRIEKIISG; this comes from the coding sequence ATGTATATAGTAATATTAGGTGCCGGACGCGTGGGAACACAGCTGGCCAGGCAATTGGTACTGGAAAAAAAGGATGTGGCTCTCATAGAGAGAGACTCTGAAAAAGCCAGAGATGCGGCCAACAGACTGGACTGCCTTATCATCAATGATGAAGGAAATAGTCTGGAAGGGCTGACTAAGGCAGGTATTCAAAAGGCTGATATTTTTGTTAGCGTGACCGATAGTGATGAAACAAACCTCATTGCCTGCGGTCTGGTATCTGCCGAATATGACAAAGTAAAGACAATTGCTCGGGTCAGAAACCTGGATTACTCACGTACCAAAATGATTTCAAACTCCTTTTTGGGAATCGATTATGTGATTAATCCGGAGATTGAAGCCGCACGAATCATCAGCTATGCCATCAGTCATGGGGCACGCAGTGATATCATGCTTTTTGAAAACACAAGTCTTCAGATGCGGAACCTGAACATACGTAAAGAATCTGCCTTTGTCGGTCAAAGCCTAAAATCGGTACGACAAAATATGGACTTTGCCTTTTTGATAGCCGCCATCCTCAGGGATGAACATTATATAATTCCATCGGGTGAAACAATTATCCAGGAAGGCGATCAGCTGTATATTATCTCTTCTGAAAAGGGTTTTGAACTGATTTTTAAGCTTGAAGACCTTAAAAAATCTGAATTAAACCAGATAACTTTGATTGGAGGGGGGCATATCAGCGCCTATGTTGTGGAAGAACTCCTGAATCAGGATCACAACAACTTTTCACGTGTGGGCAAATCCAAGATTGGTCGTTTATTCAATAGAAAACACAAACGGTCTCTCCAGATTATCGAAAAAGACTACGATCGCTGCAAAGAATTGGCGGAACGATTTCCTCAAGTCCTTGTGACACATGCGGATGTAACAGATGACAGCTTTAATGAAGAAGAATTTTTAGCTGGAACAGACCTCATTATAACTGCCACCAATAATCAGGAACTCAATATAATTACAGGGATTTATGCCAAAACACTTGGTGTGGACAAGGCCATGGCTCTTGTTATAAGAAACAGTTACCGCAACATGGCTCACAATTTAAATGTAGATGTCACGGTTTGTCTAAATGACACAGTCGTCAACTCCATCCTAAAGGTCATACGAAAGGGGAATATCAAAAATGTCCATGCCCTGTCGGGGGGTAAACTAGAGGTTGTAGAGTTTCAGATAGAAGAAAACTCTCCCATTGCCGGTAAAAAAATCAGTGAATTAAAACTTCCTGAAAAATCTCTTGTTATTTTTCTCTCTCATGAAGGACAGGATATTATTCCAACAGGCGACACCATAATTGGACGCAATGATTATGTGGTTCTGATCCTGGAAAGAGAATCTGTCTCACGCATTGAAAAGATCATATCCGGATAA
- a CDS encoding PhoH family protein — protein MKDKKKTFVIDTNVLIHRPDAILSFKDSDIVIPIWVLEELDKLKSEHEGRGRSARAAIRFLNEISHHGNLQNGVKLENGGTLRVSLDFDRSVEESLTSAKMDNKIILCAKFLQHKNPDVFFVSKDINARIKATSIGIHAVDYEKHKVNIQYLYDGYREIYGEKKLMEDLENRGEASPKDITVYPNQYVILKESATSKAFQIARWDAKKGLLKSIVPTIEPVLGIRPLNLQQRIALDLLMDDEVKLVTLIGKAGTGKTLLSLAAGLKITMEEKNYTRVLLSRPVIPMGKDIGYLPGAKSQKMSPWMQPLFDNLEYIIEVAHKQNLKSIDQVMNNKIIEIEALTYIRGRSLPRQYIIIDEAQNLSPHEVKTIVSRAGEGTKVVLTGDPHQIDNPYLDAESNGLSCLVEAFRDVNLAGHITLGHSERSPLAELASELL, from the coding sequence ATGAAAGACAAGAAGAAGACCTTCGTAATAGACACCAATGTACTGATCCATAGGCCCGATGCAATTTTGTCTTTCAAAGACAGTGATATCGTGATTCCCATCTGGGTGCTGGAAGAATTGGATAAGTTAAAGAGCGAACATGAAGGCCGCGGCAGAAGCGCCCGTGCTGCTATTCGTTTTCTGAATGAGATCAGTCATCACGGTAATTTGCAAAATGGTGTTAAACTTGAAAATGGAGGCACCCTCAGGGTCAGCCTTGATTTTGATCGCTCCGTCGAAGAGTCTTTAACATCAGCGAAAATGGACAATAAAATCATACTTTGTGCCAAGTTTTTACAGCATAAAAATCCAGATGTCTTCTTTGTTTCCAAAGATATCAATGCCAGAATCAAGGCTACCTCCATCGGCATACATGCCGTTGATTATGAGAAACACAAGGTCAATATACAGTATCTTTATGATGGTTACAGAGAAATCTATGGTGAAAAAAAGCTTATGGAAGACTTGGAAAACAGGGGTGAAGCAAGCCCAAAGGATATAACGGTTTACCCTAACCAGTATGTTATTCTGAAGGAAAGTGCGACTTCCAAAGCCTTTCAAATAGCCCGCTGGGATGCAAAAAAGGGTTTATTAAAGTCCATTGTACCCACTATTGAACCAGTGCTGGGGATCCGCCCTCTCAATTTACAGCAGCGGATAGCGCTGGACCTCCTAATGGATGATGAGGTTAAACTTGTTACACTCATAGGTAAAGCCGGTACGGGTAAAACTCTGCTGTCTCTTGCTGCCGGACTTAAAATCACCATGGAAGAAAAAAACTATACCCGTGTGCTCTTGAGCCGCCCTGTTATTCCAATGGGTAAGGACATCGGGTATTTACCTGGAGCAAAAAGTCAGAAGATGAGTCCCTGGATGCAGCCGCTTTTTGATAATCTTGAGTACATTATTGAGGTGGCGCATAAACAGAATCTCAAGAGTATTGACCAGGTAATGAATAATAAAATAATAGAAATTGAGGCTCTTACTTATATTAGGGGACGTTCACTGCCCAGGCAGTATATAATCATAGATGAGGCTCAGAACCTGAGCCCTCATGAGGTCAAAACAATCGTCAGTCGTGCCGGTGAAGGGACGAAAGTCGTCTTAACAGGTGACCCTCATCAGATTGATAATCCTTACCTGGATGCAGAATCGAATGGGCTGTCCTGTCTTGTGGAAGCCTTTCGGGACGTAAATCTGGCCGGACATATAACTTTGGGGCATTCAGAAAGAAGCCCATTAGCAGAACTGGCATCGGAGCTTTTATAA
- a CDS encoding polysaccharide deacetylase family protein: MRQKITLIIFMILPVLILHSQNRRLEFSEFDINKRNEIILTITNPSVSGMTYKTLVKGKAESLQSEAITIFPEKSFYFPLRNELMIYNQFGLFTYNGELQTWMEHDFIPSFSTGTPISPLSLKPLEMSPDGRYAVFIREVEDSASLILYDREMNVSLNITNQLKKEYIHEMVKWSPDSKYFIYRRGRELFYFSIDQYLSGRIPAESFRNLGFQDIQSIQWKSGNYLYILSDKLLYRVHSSEFFTRSFYSDPFRKGVVWSRIPVSFDPVFDRYSLDRDGKRLFLIKNGLEGMVIPLVDHQETSGFLQQEPMLFTKGYTRIVNQKWLSNGTLLLFLRNNKENRGRILFCKAGDTGFSELESGEITGLSANERGNQFAIFKDESVDLYSGLTMAKLQTFPLKNSLSFFWGRDFYYSTGMNSITSISKSSGEPQIIGLSQLERTGFDLSGDLYGLSDEQWYKYNESKNWIPQDSAVELRPSRQSTAKYRIYLEDIRGGWYSSSLKIRNMEGYSTLDFLPVYQKQDLQNLPVQQEKPTRGNPWFFDHGLSVESNEITLVLNAVDSSEGVLEILNILEKYGVEATIFINGDFIHANPVETRLIADSGHTVGSLFYTWFDMSDSSYNIDQEFLKKGMARNEDDYFIATGKELSLLWHTPHYFINSEILDASESLQYIYIGTDLPINDKDGRWDREHTYVSEAVNQAEALLSQVHPGAIIPFTLGKNPGQEESLVMLLPMVIEELIRQGYEFVDLSEMIKSSR, translated from the coding sequence ATGCGTCAGAAAATCACTCTAATAATCTTCATGATCCTCCCAGTTTTAATTCTTCATTCTCAGAACAGAAGATTGGAGTTTTCGGAATTCGATATTAATAAACGGAACGAAATCATCCTTACAATTACAAATCCTTCTGTTTCGGGAATGACCTATAAAACCCTTGTCAAAGGAAAAGCAGAATCTCTTCAATCGGAAGCAATTACTATTTTCCCTGAAAAAAGTTTTTATTTCCCTTTAAGAAATGAGTTGATGATTTACAATCAGTTCGGTCTATTCACTTATAATGGTGAGCTGCAAACCTGGATGGAACATGATTTCATTCCCTCCTTTTCCACTGGAACTCCCATTTCGCCTCTATCTTTGAAACCCCTGGAAATGAGTCCCGACGGTCGGTATGCCGTTTTTATTAGAGAAGTTGAAGATAGCGCATCTTTAATTTTGTATGATAGGGAAATGAATGTTTCCTTGAACATTACAAATCAATTGAAGAAAGAATATATCCATGAGATGGTCAAATGGTCACCGGATTCAAAGTATTTTATATACAGAAGAGGACGTGAACTCTTCTATTTTTCTATTGATCAGTATCTGTCCGGTCGTATTCCCGCAGAATCCTTTAGAAATTTAGGATTTCAGGATATTCAATCCATTCAATGGAAATCCGGTAATTATCTCTATATTTTAAGTGATAAACTGCTCTACAGGGTTCATAGTTCAGAATTCTTTACCCGCTCTTTTTACTCTGATCCATTTAGAAAAGGAGTCGTTTGGAGCCGTATCCCCGTTTCTTTTGATCCCGTATTTGATAGATATTCATTAGACCGAGACGGAAAAAGGCTGTTTCTTATAAAAAATGGTTTGGAGGGTATGGTTATTCCCCTTGTGGATCATCAGGAAACATCCGGTTTTCTCCAGCAAGAACCGATGCTCTTCACAAAGGGCTACACACGGATTGTAAACCAAAAATGGCTCAGTAATGGAACGCTTCTTCTTTTTCTCAGGAATAATAAGGAAAATCGAGGTCGGATTTTATTCTGTAAAGCTGGAGATACTGGATTCAGTGAACTCGAGTCAGGTGAAATTACAGGTTTGTCAGCCAACGAGAGAGGGAATCAATTTGCTATTTTCAAGGATGAATCTGTCGATCTATACAGTGGATTGACCATGGCAAAACTCCAAACTTTTCCTCTGAAAAACAGCCTTTCTTTTTTCTGGGGACGGGATTTTTATTACAGTACTGGAATGAATTCAATCACAAGTATCAGTAAATCCTCTGGAGAACCTCAGATCATAGGTCTCAGCCAGTTAGAAAGGACAGGTTTTGATCTGTCAGGAGATCTTTATGGACTTTCTGATGAACAGTGGTATAAATATAATGAATCAAAGAACTGGATACCTCAGGATTCTGCCGTTGAACTTCGTCCAAGCAGACAGAGTACGGCCAAATACCGTATATACCTGGAAGACATAAGGGGCGGTTGGTATAGCTCCTCCCTGAAAATCAGGAATATGGAAGGGTATTCAACACTGGATTTTTTGCCTGTGTATCAAAAACAAGATCTCCAGAACCTTCCGGTTCAGCAAGAGAAACCTACTCGGGGCAATCCCTGGTTTTTTGATCATGGTCTCTCGGTTGAAAGTAATGAAATTACCCTCGTTTTAAATGCTGTTGATTCTTCTGAGGGTGTTCTGGAAATTCTGAATATACTTGAAAAATACGGTGTAGAGGCGACGATTTTCATCAATGGTGATTTTATACATGCCAATCCTGTCGAAACCAGGTTGATCGCTGATTCAGGTCATACCGTGGGTTCTCTGTTTTATACATGGTTTGATATGTCTGATTCGTCTTACAATATAGATCAGGAGTTTCTGAAAAAGGGGATGGCACGGAATGAGGATGATTACTTTATTGCCACAGGCAAAGAGTTATCTCTCCTCTGGCACACTCCTCATTATTTTATAAATTCGGAAATTCTGGATGCTTCTGAATCGTTGCAGTATATATATATTGGAACTGACCTGCCCATAAATGACAAAGATGGCAGATGGGATAGGGAACATACTTATGTTTCTGAAGCTGTGAATCAGGCCGAGGCTCTCCTATCACAAGTGCATCCCGGTGCAATTATTCCCTTTACTTTGGGGAAAAATCCAGGGCAGGAGGAGTCTCTTGTTATGTTGCTCCCCATGGTCATTGAGGAGCTAATACGGCAGGGGTACGAATTTGTTGATCTGTCGGAGATGATTAAAAGTAGCCGCTGA
- the fliS gene encoding flagellar export chaperone FliS, whose amino-acid sequence MNRNPLNAYHQTKVKTASQGRLIVMLYEEAVKQLDIASDEIKRPDKKLDKIHNSIVKTQDIITELMASLDFEKGGDIAQNLYNLYMFFNQQLLQANIDKTPESLVEIRRMMSELRDAWASIEGQGVSGSSPMGVNIAG is encoded by the coding sequence ATGAATAGAAATCCGTTAAATGCCTATCATCAGACGAAAGTCAAGACAGCCAGCCAGGGTCGTTTAATTGTTATGCTCTATGAAGAAGCGGTAAAGCAGTTGGATATTGCTTCAGATGAAATTAAGAGGCCCGATAAGAAACTGGATAAAATTCACAATTCCATTGTGAAAACTCAAGATATCATAACAGAATTGATGGCATCACTTGATTTTGAAAAAGGTGGAGACATCGCTCAGAATCTATATAATTTGTATATGTTCTTTAATCAGCAGCTTCTTCAGGCCAATATCGACAAGACACCTGAATCTCTGGTTGAAATCAGAAGAATGATGTCTGAGCTTCGAGACGCCTGGGCATCCATTGAAGGTCAGGGCGTTTCTGGCTCCTCTCCCATGGGTGTTAATATAGCCGGATAG